From the genome of Flavobacterium sediminis:
CGAAATTATTTCCTTTTCTAAGCGTTTTAACGTTGTTAATGCCTTTGTTTCTGATTCTTAACTTTGCTTTTTTTACAGTTTGGATCCTGCAACTTAAGCGAAAAGCTGTCCTGTCGGGAATTGTACTACTGATCGGTTTCACATTCATCAATAAATTTTACAAGTTTTCAGAAACTGATTTGCCGGAGTCTCCGTCAGACTTTAAGCTGATGAGTTATAATGTTCGTTTGTTTAATTTATACGAGTGGTTGCCGGTAAAAGATATTCCAGAACAAATTACGGATGTTATTCAGGATTATAATCCCGATATTTTGTGTTTACAAGAATATTCTCCGAATAGTAAAGTAAGGCTGCGAAACTTTCCGTATCGTTACGTTAAGGTATACGGAGAAAGAAATAAATACGGACAGGCTATTTTTTCTAAATATGAAATAATCAATAGCGGAGAAATTGATTTTCCTAATACGAGTAACAATGTTATTTATACTGATTTAGTCCGTCAGAAAGATACCATTCGTGTTTACAGCATGCACCTGCAATCGATTAAGATCAGTACTGATATTCACGAAAAATTTGATGAAAATAAATCGAAATTTATTTTTAAACGAATTAGTCAGGCTTTTAGCGAACAACAATTACAAGCTGAGATCATTCGTGAGCATTTTGCTCAATGTCCTTACTCCAAGATCATTTGTGGCGATATGAACAATAGCGCTTTTTCGTATGTTTACCGAACGATTAAAGGCGAAATGAAAGACGCCTTTGAAGAAGCCGGGACGGGTTTCGGGAAATCGTATAATTTTGATTTCTATCCGGCTCGTATCGATTATGTTCTGACTGATAAAGATTTTACTATTAAAACCTATAGAACGGATACAAAGGTTAAGCTAAGCGACCATTTTCCGGTGTATACCAGAATTAGCTTAGAGAAATAATTTATAATTTTTGCTTCAATAAATATTCATTAGCATGCCGACCTTCGTTAAATAAAAGATCCAGAATACTTAAATTCGGAATAAAATTGTGTTTTTCATCAAAAACCTGAGTGTAAGCTTCGTTAATGAAAGTATCTTTTTTGCCGTTTGCCAAGTAGCGAAAATCAGTTTGGGCAGTGACTTCGTGAAAATATTCTTCTGTTCTGGAATAAGGCAGATCGATTCCTAAACAGTCATTCAGTATCTCAAAAATCTCCAGATTAAGATCCAGCATAAAAGAATGTTGCTTTTCAAAAACAGGTCGAAGATCATCTTCAAAGTACTCAAAGAACGGAGAAGTTCTGTAAGCAGCTTCTAAGGATTTAAAGTGATTTTTCTGCCAGTCGAAGGCATTCTCAATTTTTACATCTTTAAACTTCTGATGTTTGTCTTTTGAATGTTTTACAGGAATATTAAGCATTTGCAGTCCGTTTGGACTGTAAATGTACATTCGGTTCCTATTGGTTTGTTTTTGAAAATTGTCTTCTGTCTCAAAAACGATATTCTCCGCTTGAGCCATAGCTACATAGTGACTAATAGAAGGGAAATATGTCGGGTGTAATAAAATATCCATAGGTGTTATTATTCTTTTAAACTTAAAAGTTCAAAGTAGTGTACTTTGAACTTTTAGGTTATATATTATTTCTTTCTTATGCATTCGCTTTCTTTTTCTTCTTTTTATAGAAGTATTCCCCTAGAAAATAAAGGGCTAACAAAATTAAGAAATATTTGAAATAAGATTGTGGTTGCCCCTCTCCGGAAACAGTAGTAAATAATCTGTCCCAACGGATTTTCCAGTTTTTGATTCCATTATTAATACCATCAATACTCATCCAGATGAAGATAGGTTTTCCTACAATATGATCTTCCGGAACATATCCCCAATAACGGGAATCTTCAGAATTATGTCTATTGTCTCCCATCATCCAATAATAATTTTGTTTAAATGTATAGGAATGGGTAGGAGTGCCGTTGATTTTGATCTCATTACCATTGGTTTCAAGAGTGTTGTGCTCATAATCAGTAATAATTCTTTTATAAAAAGGTAGCGTATAACTATTGAGTTCAACGGTAACACCGGCTTTAGGAATATAAATAGGTCCCAGATTGTCTACATTCCAGTTTTGAGTGTGAGGGAAAATAGCTTTTTCAACAGCATGTGAAACCATTTTTACGACACCTTTGATTCCGGGAACATTTTTAATTCTGTTAACGCTCTCGTCGGTTAGCGCAGAGAACATAACAGTATCCTGAGCCGTTTGATAAGCTGCATCGGTGATGTTTAATTCTTTTAAAATGTATTCAAAATTCGGGGGTGAATTTTTATCAAAAGCAACTTTATAAGAATATTGAGGTTTTGCTCTTTCAGGAAGTTGTAATTTGTTCCCGTCAATATAAACATAACCGTCTTTTAAACTCAACGTGTCGCCTGGTAAGCCAACACATCTTTTGACATAGTTCGATTTTTTATCAATCGGTTTATCAGCTCTTCTTCCGGAACGATCAAAAAATTTATAAACAGTATCTACCGGCCAGTTAAAAACAACAATATCATTGCGTTGTATTT
Proteins encoded in this window:
- a CDS encoding endonuclease/exonuclease/phosphatase family protein; translation: MQKESVITKIAFFFNKVLALATFLAYILPFLTPKLFPFLSVLTLLMPLFLILNFAFFTVWILQLKRKAVLSGIVLLIGFTFINKFYKFSETDLPESPSDFKLMSYNVRLFNLYEWLPVKDIPEQITDVIQDYNPDILCLQEYSPNSKVRLRNFPYRYVKVYGERNKYGQAIFSKYEIINSGEIDFPNTSNNVIYTDLVRQKDTIRVYSMHLQSIKISTDIHEKFDENKSKFIFKRISQAFSEQQLQAEIIREHFAQCPYSKIICGDMNNSAFSYVYRTIKGEMKDAFEEAGTGFGKSYNFDFYPARIDYVLTDKDFTIKTYRTDTKVKLSDHFPVYTRISLEK
- a CDS encoding WbqC family protein; this encodes MDILLHPTYFPSISHYVAMAQAENIVFETEDNFQKQTNRNRMYIYSPNGLQMLNIPVKHSKDKHQKFKDVKIENAFDWQKNHFKSLEAAYRTSPFFEYFEDDLRPVFEKQHSFMLDLNLEIFEILNDCLGIDLPYSRTEEYFHEVTAQTDFRYLANGKKDTFINEAYTQVFDEKHNFIPNLSILDLLFNEGRHANEYLLKQKL
- the lepB gene encoding signal peptidase I, which codes for MELSGWILFILIVQVIHGLGTWKLYTAAQRKAWEAFVPVYNAIVLMKIINRPTWWTLLLFIPIINLFMFPIIWIETLRTFGKKTTPDMLLGIFTLGFYIAFVNYTQNVTYHPARELKAPTKAMDTVGSLAFAIIVATFVHTYFIQPYTIPTSSLEKSLLVGDFLFVSKFHYGARTPMTTVAAPMVHDTLPILKTKSYIKWPQLPYFRLPGFQKIQRNDIVVFNWPVDTVYKFFDRSGRRADKPIDKKSNYVKRCVGLPGDTLSLKDGYVYIDGNKLQLPERAKPQYSYKVAFDKNSPPNFEYILKELNITDAAYQTAQDTVMFSALTDESVNRIKNVPGIKGVVKMVSHAVEKAIFPHTQNWNVDNLGPIYIPKAGVTVELNSYTLPFYKRIITDYEHNTLETNGNEIKINGTPTHSYTFKQNYYWMMGDNRHNSEDSRYWGYVPEDHIVGKPIFIWMSIDGINNGIKNWKIRWDRLFTTVSGEGQPQSYFKYFLILLALYFLGEYFYKKKKKKANA